From the genome of Papaver somniferum cultivar HN1 chromosome 2, ASM357369v1, whole genome shotgun sequence, one region includes:
- the LOC113352485 gene encoding uncharacterized protein LOC113352485, with the protein MNLRKDVERAFGILKRKFAIICGPYRGISAREMHKTMLTCIIMHNMVIQETRRNKNWTNRQDEDLRPEIIPARRLPARNYAQMTSHIENITLYNRLREDLKANLWAEFGRDGGRIE; encoded by the coding sequence ATGAATCTGAGAAAGGATGTGGAACGGGCTTTTGGAATTCTGAAGCGGAAGTTCGCAATCATTTGTGGGCCTTATCGTGGTATAAGTGCTCGTGAAATGCATAAGACTATGCTGACTTGTATCATCATGCATAACATGGTTATCCAGGAGACTCGTCGTAATAAGAATTGGACTAACCGTCAAGATGAAGACTTAAGGCCTGAGATTATACCAGCAAGAAGATTACCTGCAAGGAACTATGCTCAAATGACCAGTCATATTGAGAACATAACTCTGTATAACAGGTTAAGGGAAGATCTCAAAGCGAATCTGTGGGCTGAGTTTGGAAGAGATGGAGGACGAATTGAGTAG